One window of the Nicotiana tabacum cultivar K326 chromosome 4, ASM71507v2, whole genome shotgun sequence genome contains the following:
- the LOC107832441 gene encoding uncharacterized protein LOC107832441 has protein sequence MRILTSPFPIFAPHSNNFLSLPLKSFVPTTKCRVSIKPPPPNFDFMTEFFSASRDAIEESHPELLDLADSGTLFLIKKSQYGPVPSWRSEFVEPEAIWLIGTNHLSLESAVDVERVIRAIRPENVVVELCRSRAGIMYISEDNDLNQPLKSNMFSLSGTGFFGAVGRSINLGGQTALALRVLLALFSSKMSAGVNRPFGDEFRAARKAAEDIGAQIVLGDRPIEITLERAWTSLKWNEKMNLMVSVFSGITSSAELSTKALKESNSDDSNFQLYEKLSFTYPSLLQPLLHERDTFLAWSLKRSKAVNKSKQVLGIIGKGHMNGVIYSLVSDQGNLRFRDLAGNKPSKQLSGWATTIFGNLLRDTAIGFLLWLLYEKITSGLKLID, from the exons ATGAGAATTCTCACTTCTCCTTTCCCAATCTTTGCCCCTCACTCTAATAATTTCCTCTCCTTGCCTTTGAAATCCTTTGTTCCTACAACAAAATGCAGAGTTTCCATAAAACCACCACCCCCTAACTTCGACTTCATGACTGAATTTTTCAGCGCTTCTCGGGATGCTATTGAAGAAAGTCATCCAGAATTGCTTGATTTGGCTGATAGTGGAACTCTGTTTCTGATAAAGAAGAGCCAATATGGGCCTGTTCCATCTTGGAGAAGCGAATTTGTGGAACCAGAGGCCATTTGGCTTATTGGAAcgaaccatctttctttggaatcGGCCGTGGATGTTGAAAGGGTCATTCGTGCTATTAGGCCTGAGAATGTGGTTGTAGAGCTCTGCAGAAGCAG GGCTGGCATCATGTACATTTCAGAGGATAATGATCTCAATCAGCCCTTAAAATCAAACATGTTTTCTTTGAGTGGGACCGGGTTTTTTGGTGCTGTTGGCCGTAGCATAAACTTGG GAGGTCAAACTGCTCTAGCATTACGAGTCTTGCTGGCGCTTTTCTCTTCAAAAATGTCTGCAGGTGTTAATCGTCCTTTTGGAGATGAG TTTCGTGCTGCTCGAAAGGCTGCTGAGGACATTGGTGCTCAAATAGTATTGGGGGATCGACCAATAGAAATAACT CTTGAACGAGCATGGACTTCGCTAAAGTGGAATGAGAAGATGAACTTGATGGTCTCTGTCTTTAGCGGAATTACCTCATCTGCTGAACTATCAACTAAGGCATTAAAG GAATCAAATTCTGATGATAGCAACTTTCAACTGTATGAGAAGCTAAGCTTTACATATCCATCTCTTCTACAGCCACTCCTACATGAACGTGACACG TTTCTTGCATGGTCTCTGAAGAGGAGTAAAGCTGTGAACAAAAGTAAGCAAGTGCTAGGGATAATTGGGAAGGGCCACATGAATGGAGTTATATATTCTTTGGTGTCTGATCAAGGGAACTTGCGCTTTCGAGATCTAGCTGGGAACAAACCTTCAAAGCAGCTCTCTGGCTGGGCTACTACTATATTTGGAAACTTGCTAAGAGACACTGCAATCGGTTTCCTACTATGGCTCTTATATGAAAAAATAACCAGTGGATTGAAACTTATTGATTAA